The genomic stretch AAAGAAGTTTACGAATTGTTTGTGCTTCATTTAATGTCTTACACTTATTTTGGGTCTCTGAAAACGCCTCTGTGTAATCAGAGGCCATCTAGAGCCAGCTTGTATGCTCCAATACAACATATGCCTACACAATATCTTATAGTTTACCAACGGGTGCTATTTCCCCGTTGAACTGTTATACCAAATGTATAATATTGCACAATTTCGCGGCTTTTAACCAGCAAACGCACAAAGTAACGGGGACAATGCAAAACATCGTATGTCATCGACCCTTGATAGTGTTGCTTATCACGTGACGAAATATACTGCACTTGGCAAAGGAATATACGTTATCATGTTTATAGATAGAGGTGATAGCACATGTAAATATACGTATCTTAAGTCAGTAGCCGCATGTAGCTGGGTATTATCAGAAATCCATGGCTTAATCAATATGAAATGTATCGGTTTGTACAATGGTTACCAGTTTTCATACATAACTATTTTTGcaaacaattaatttttattggaacttggtattattttattactggaAGTTTCGTAATGTCGATGGAAAATGATGTTTAGATGTTCAACTAAGTATTTATGTTTTGTCGCAGATAGTGATACCATGATCGAGCAGGACGGAGACAACGAGCCGGCGCACCACGCGCGTCGGCCGATGAACGCTTTCCTCATTTTCTGCAAGCGTCACCGGAGTGTCGTGCGAGATAAATATCCTAATCTTGAGAATAGGTAAGCTTTTATCTTGAAACCTTGTCCGATTATAAATCTGAATACTTTCAATGCCATTGGAATTGTCTTCTAAGCGCGTTGTCCAAGTAGTTCACTCCGGAGATATACAGTCATACGAATTCATCATTTTTCTTGTAACATGCCTGGCAATAGACATATTTTTACTGCTACATTTAATCTCAAAGGTTCCATTTTGGGTCAGAATTCAAGTGGTTTGAATGCACTTTGAATAGTTAAGCACGAAAATGTACATTACATGCCTAACCGCAGTCATTAGAAACTAAACCACAGACCTTTAGTACTTCGTTAACATGACATTGAGATTTGGCGATAAGgcttgaataatattttttgtttgttggtcACAATCGCAACGGATTCTAAAATTAATggaaacattattaataataataacattgaaATTTCTAATTGCAGATCCATAACGAAGATTCTCGGAGAGTGGTGGGCAAATTTGGACAAGGAGGAGAAAGCCTGCTACACAGGTCTTGCTAAACAGGTAATTTTCTGAACTTAAAAATTGCATTAACGTATGTATGTGATTTTACACTTTCTCATTTacactaaataattatatattaatgATTTGTTACAGTATAAAGACGCATTCTTCAGCGCCAATCCTGATTTCAAATGGTACAAGTTGCCCGCCCCTCCGCTCCGAACACATACGTCCCGACCCAGAGAATCGAATGAAAAGGCGAATCAGTCCCCCGAAATAGAGTACCATGAAGCGGAATtagaaaaaacaaacaacaactcGACTAAAGTTGACTTCAACAAGAAGCCTAACGACAATGTCTTTGACGGAGAACAAAAGGCTTTGTCCATGTTTACTCCCGGAAAACTAGCAGACGAAGCCCAAATGGGGGGACTCAGTAGCCTCCTATCTACAAAGACTGAAATCAAAACGCCGAACCCGTACTACTCCCCTCCTTCTTATAAAGTAAACGCGATCTCAAGCGGTGATAGATCTCATAATATATTAGACAGAGTGAACATGAAAGGTTACACGCGTGAAGAGAGCATACGAGAACTCCAGAATGCTCTATCAGAAACTACAAAAATTTTTGAAGAAGATTTTGACGAACAGAAAGACCGTATTTATCAATACGGTGGCTCCACTGACCAATTTACTAATCAAGATGTGATAGATCAGATAGTTGACAAACGATACTCGAGAGATGACGAGTTCAGCTATCAGCGACAGTGGTCGGATGATGAAAAGAATATGAAATCTGGGCGGTCGTGTAAAGGAAAGAGATACCAAGAGTTCATGGCTGTAGGAGGACTGATAGTTAATAAAAGGCAGAAAAGAGATTACTCAGACAAGATGTCAGACGAAGATTATAACGCTTCGTGTAGCTGGGACTCTGGCAACGCGCGCAACGACGATGCCGTCGCTTATGATGAGTCGAAACAAATATTCATACCAAACGAACCAACTGAAAACGAATTTAAATCTGATGCAATCGATGGTCCCAAACCAGACAATAACTCAAACAAAACTTTCAAGGCTGCCGACTTTGACTTAGATGCGAAAATAAAGGCATTGCCCTCTCTTAGCCTAGAAAAATTCCAACAAAAGAAACGGGAGAATAAACGCAAGAAGAAAACGATAAATCTGAAACCAAAATCGTTCGAGAGCTCTCACATAGTGAACCCGGTTCCCACGCCCACGTACCTGAGCGAACGCCGGGGAATGGCCGAGAACTGGCGGGAAACAGTGATTGGCAGTCAAAAGAGGAAACCAAGAAAAATCAGCATCACGAGGCTCGAAATCAACAGCTTGATTTCAAGCGTAGAACTGAAAGAATCACATAATATAAGCCCGGAATTTAAGATTGCCACGGAAGCACCTTGCAGCGTCGTACAGAATATGGCAATTTGTAAACAACAATCTCACGGCAGCGTAGACTTGCTGGCACTGGCGACGTTAGCCGAAGTGGCGGCCAACACGTCCAAAATAGAAGACACGTCCATCGTGGAAAACATCATGGCCGCCGCCGGCGAGCACGCTTCCAAGGTATAACATACCAACACCACTAGCCTTAAAAAAGATATTccaaaaattatttactttataatcagataatatttatatatagatCTACTTTTACAGTACGCATAAAGATTAATATAATTGTACActtttaattgtagtttttaTAAAGTAGATcatagattttatttatatggaaAAACTATATATGTATACCTTAGTTCGGTACGGCGTATAGGCTGCTACGTTCTGCTTTATTAGGAGAAATAAGGGTGATAGATAGGTAATTATTGATATCacacaaaataaaaagcaaGGCATAATCTTTTACATGTTAAGGAATACAAAAGTAATCCCCATGATGATGATAGAATATATTTAAATGAATGACACGTTCAGCTACATCACATACTAGTTTGAAAGGGGGCGTGTCAAGCAAGATCCATTCATCACAATTTACTGTAAGTTATGAATGCCAAACATAAGTCATTATCTAAGTATGTACAAcctcatattttttcatttaataatagtttattttaaacgCATTAATTTAGATGAAAGAAACTTTAAAAACACGTGGATGAACTGCATTTCATTTTTTAAGGTGTTTCATTTTAGTAAGCAGGTTTTATGCTACTtttcaatataaatttatttttatacagacGATTTATTACGTGGAAATTGGACTATCTATTCAttggtttttgttatttaatcgAAAATTTGTTATATAGTAATTGGATTACTATATGACGTTACTGCATTGCATACAAAGTAATAAAAAGGATTCAACTAGTAGTCTACTGTGACCTATTAACGAAGAATCAGTTTTTATCCAACGTCATATAGTCCTAGCCTATCAGGCTCAGTAATTTAGTTGTTCGCTAGTTATCCTGAAGGCCTTAAAAGCCGGCCAAAATGTTTTGTGAGTCAGACTCACAACCACTTGTGATAAAACTTTTACTAGAAGTtaggtaataattatgtttCTCTTACCTATCATTAATTTAACTCCCCCTTCATGAACTTATATCTTATCTATGGAGAAATCACatattaattaggtactaaaTCCTAAATGAACATtctaattttaacttttcattGATTAGTAGTTATACAAAGTAATCTTGTCCCTTTAGGTACctgaaattcaaaaaaaaacttcatgagtgtcatgaaagaaaaaaaaataagaacatagtaagttaagttattttttaaccaATTATAAGTTTTCACCATTGTCACTAGCTATTACTTTCGGAACAGTGTTTCTCAAATTGTTTTTCTTGTTCGTTTGTGATGGATTTGTTTATAAAGAGTtctgtgatttttttcaatCGTCTATCGGAGTTTCTGAGGCTAGATCGCGTGAGGAACTTCTGTTGCAGATCTAGTCTAGTGTGGAAATAATCAAGTACTAAATTCGAAAGtgcacttatattttttaaagttacagaCAATGACACACGCCATAATGTGACATGCTCAGCCAAAGACCAAATGTATTTAGAATAGAAAAGCTAGGTAGATactgtataatattatataacataAGTAAGtgatatacatattaaaatatctattataCTTGTATTTTAACACCACGTAGTTACGTGACGTTCtgaatgtcacttttttatttaattgtagcttgttgctttttgttttaaaaaccatGTTCTCTTCACAGAGGTTATCAATTaatctgttgtttttttttttgtaaagatttattaattgttacgtttaaatataaaatttgtgAGCTTTGAAGGTTCCTacatgatattttaaatttggcTTATCAGTATCGATGCTAACTCCAAAAGGTACTGTATgtcttatgaaaaaaatatttttgccttGTGGAAGACAGAGCCTTATTTTACCGTACTAGAGTTAAGTCGAGTTGAAATGGGGCCAGTTTGCGGTGGGGAAGCAAAGCGCATGCGCGCGCTTAAAACGATAGGAGCGTAATAATAATGGACtctgtaagtataaaaaattcaGATAAAACAGTCAAAAGTACCTAAATTCGCACTAGGTCCATTATGAAATGGTGCTAAAAGATCTGTTTTCTAAATTTCGTTTTAGTACCTCCATTGCTAAAAATTACTTCTATTTATTGCAATGGATGGTTAGATAGAAGTGATATAATCGAATTGTTGTTAATTTTAAGCCATCGCTTTTAATCAGTTTCACTAAAAAAagtcaagtaatatttaccctCAACATGGTTGATGAATTTCTGaacacaattttattgttttgttgttatttgAGAAACACTGGTCTAAACTATTCATTAGTTAGGGCCGTAGGGCATAATAAAGTCGGCACCCAAAGTGTGTATGGTTCCAAAGTATATTGTTGAATGTTTTGTTACTGGAGAGTGCGGTACGATAAATATTATATCCTTTTATTGTAGAAATAAAGTTTATTCATATTACaagattgtattttaattaggtacttaattatatGGTTTTCATCCTTATCCCGCCCCTTTCCTAAACCCACGGACTTTTAACAGGAATGACtgtaaaatcaaacaaaaccTTCCCATTACAAATTGAAATTACCAGATTTAAAATTCAGGATTTAcaagatttttaaataaagatttttgttaATCTGTAAAGAAGGATACTGTCTAAATTttagaaaatgaaaaaagaaaattacttAAACTTTAGATACTAATTTTAGAATGAATCGTAAAACCGGTAACGACGGCATAGAACCTCACTATTTTGTCTAGGCGTTTTTCTGATTCGGAACGATCACAGGAGGAAGGAGAaatcacaataataatattcgACATTCATTTTACGTAAATATTTTACAGAATCTTTCTTCACCAAGTGAACTCATTCATTACAAAACaagtgcaatatttttttagattgtTAAATTATTTCGTGAATCAGTGACAATACATAATCAAAAAACTGAATACTTATTACAAACTATGGGTATGACTGAGAAGAGAAACGCCTGAAGAACGTCAATTTCGGGCTTCGGCCGGGTATTCGTTATAGAATACGTTTCGGTCTAAAAGCAAATTTATGATTAAAATACTgttcttattaataaaaaagtacgaTATATGCTTACTGCCCCGTGTTTTTTAAGTAATCGCTACAAAtctggatgacaatacaatgatTGCGGCGTCTGAACCACTGGTAggttatattattgtattgcttattttattacacaGCACAGCAGTAACAATAACAAATTGACTAGGGAATCTCCAAATTTCTACAACACATCACTTTTAAcaactaaatataattatattacataGTCAAGCTATAAGTGACTCGGAAAAATCACTTAAACAATGTACTTTTCGAATTTCAAGCCCTTTTTGATTGAAATTTTGATGTAAATGTTGATACAATTAATTCAATACATCTTTATGTtctccctctcattctgaggggaggcctgtgccctgcagtgggacatatataggctgggatgaactttatgtttaaatataaaCACATAAATGAACTAACTAGAAAGGATGGTAATAGTTACTGGTTCGCTACAACCAATAAATATCATTATACCATGTTCTTTGTACcctgtgtggtgtcgggttagaattacacctctccatttcttccctggatgtcgtaagaggctacaaaggatataggttaaggtataccgtaggtgccaggctagcaacttgtcactattgtaccatttttgtcaaactttgaacaaattgctaaaagtggctctgaagcAGTAAcattttgtgtgctctgcctacccgttttgggaatacaggcgtgatgtttgtgtgtgtgtgtgtgtatgtgttgtTAGTATGTTGCAATGTCAAAAAACATTTAACATTtagtgcaataaagagttgaGTTTGAGTTAGTTccaaaaatgtcaaaaatgtcaaatatattttttttccctgTATAACAAAATGTCATACATTTATATCCAAAATACataattggtaaaaaaaaacatcttaaaatattgaattattattaagactgAAGATGAAAATGTATACCTATTgtattccaatccaatttatgacaagcgtaaacaaagatgccattaacccgacaatagacatttagtgatgtgaaaacctagagcctattcaaaataattaatctattcagtaaatcgattatttattaattaaatagatcaatatatttttgtctattttattatttacaatgctTGGTTttattccaaagactgtttattcaataataaaagcagtgactattttttaattttgaaaagtaaataaaaattgcttattcatccgcgcattaatttatttttgaaatgtcaaattttttaccatctctacgctagtctgtGCTACTACAGACTATAGTATAGTCTGCATAGTCactatacacatgtttcaatcaagaaataacgtcagattttgatgaagatttttcaaatcaaaaataaataaaataaaaatataaaaatataaaatcatttattgccacatcataattacatacttagttCAGTTATTAATCAAATTcattaaatgataaaaaaaaaaaatggaaataaataaccCAGCAGCTACCTACGTTCCGGCAATGGGTACCAATCTCAGCGAATGctggacaaacaaacaaacaatgcaaactcggcttaagactTGTTATGCAATTGCATCTATTGTGAACTGTTctctatttaaaataaatttgaaaatcacAGGAGTTTCTGCCTCATGGCAGGACGGTATTAGCAAAGCACCCGGAGCAGATCTATGGTCGTACATCTTCAACAGCATCGGAAAACTCGCTGCTTTACAAGTTGACTAATTTCGCCATCAAGGATGAAACATTATTGGAATCTAAGACTGAGCAGGAGTGGTGGTGTGTGCGAGAGGTTTATTATAAGGCCAAAGATGGTGAGTATTTAATTGTATTATACTGGTTTTGAATGATTATTCTAAGATACACTCTCTGAGGTTTCTCTTAACCACTATTTTAACATGTTCCTCTCCAACCTCCAGCGCTTTTTTGTATGAACTCTTAATTAGTATATCAATAGAAATATCATTTCCTAATAGAACCGTTTCACACATGTTATAGATTTTGAAGAAGACCCACCAAGCCCGAAAGATGTCAAAGAGGACATGTCTGACTCCTTCCAGCCAGCGAGCAGACTCAAACAAGACTTCAATATATCCATAAAATCTGAACTCATGGCTGGTGTCAAACGTATGGATACAGACAGCGTAGGGGCATCCACTGGTCCGTCTAGAGCCAGTAGTGCAAATAGCTCCAGCGACATGTCGAAACGGTTCAAGCTTGATAGCAGTCAGGGTGCACCGAGGAAGAAATCTTTGAATCCCAGGACTGATTGCTGTTATGAGGAAGAGTTGTATGTTAAAGGATGTACTGCTGTTTGGTCTAAAGGTAGGTTGATTCCACAGAATTAATATGaggattaaaaatgttaaagcaGCTGAAAATATGACCGCTCATATGGTTAAAAAGTCATATAAGTATTAAATTTCCGAGCTCACTGTGTAACTGATAACTATTGAAAAAAACTGGCAAAGTGCGAGTAGtattcgcgcaccgagggtttcgtacaaatttgtatatttctatcatatctatgaatatccagtgtaagcagagcccctctcctatacttcatttttttagaattttaaagaaggtaagcaatcttgatgtgtctttttattgaaaagcatttttgaaaaataaatgacagCAAATATGTTACAATGAGCAAgaacatatgatcatttacatgcttttggtatcataatacctaagtaatatgtaattactgtttttttaaaaacgttattcaataaaaagacttgtCAATATTGTTAACCCTATTTAAACTAAATGTATCCAATGTGGGATCATCTTAAATGGTTactgacatgacatgacagacggtatgtaagtaggccgcaaagggctttttacatgtcacttttttatactacaaGCATTTTTGGGAAAACTTCCATTGTCAAGATTCTTGGCCCATTCTTCTTGACTCAAGAAGATTAGGCCGCATGAAACAGGCTCGAAACAGCCAAGTACCCTTCTCGTTTGTTGTTAGATTTTTTCTTCAATCTTAAATTAACATTACAGGTTTAATCTCCACTCCAGCCACAAAGCTCTCAAGTGCAGAACACAGAGAAACAATCGCCTGTTACACCATAGAGAACCCTATAAAGCACGCCGCCTTCGCCAACTTCCATATAGCCATAAACAACACTATGCTCCTAGATGCCCTAAACTCACAAATAGGTGACGTCAAAAAGAACATAAAAATCGAAGACTCAACCACTCATCTAACCACCAAAGTCATGCCATCAATCTTACTCATTGACAACAAATGCTTAAGGGTATATGCCACTGATGGGAGAGAATACATGACCAGTATACCTTTCCAAGTAAAGAAAGTATGGCCGATGAAATATGGTGTTCTGCTTGAGAAAGACGCGACACAATTGATGCAGAATTCCATGTTGCCCATGTCTTTTTCTAAGTTGAATGAGTCTTATAACAGCACGTTTTCAAGATCGAAAACGTTTGGCAACATGAGCGCGAAGCTTAGAGCAGAGTCAATATCAGGGTACGAGAATGATATGCCTTTGCCGACATGTTTCTCTCTTTCACACCCTTTGGATGAAGTGAGTCCGATACTGATGAAGTCACCGTCCCATGGCTTACAATATTACAGTGACTGTGATTTACAAATCATATTTGTTAATACAAACCCGAGCATTATATTGATATATGATTGTAAACTTGCCACGCATTCGCTTTGGAAAATCCGCAGGGCGTCCCGCGAGGAATGCCTAGCCATGTGCCCTAATATGAATTCGACTACAACAGCTTTCAGCCAGTCCGTTGACTTTGGGAGCCCACTACACAGTAACTTAGGGAGGAACACAACAAACCCTTTGTCCGGGAGTCCCTTCCACTCTAAAAGGGCTGGTACTCCTTCCAGATCAAAAATCGACAGTCCGTTGGCTAACGCATTCTACCAGCAAGGTTTATCGCCCCACCATTCCATAGGCCAAGCGTCTTCTAACTCAATGATGGCGAATAACTACGTCCAATCGCCACCGACGCTGCCGTTGTACCCTGATATATGCTTGGACCATATTTGGACGGACAGCCAGAGCATAAGGCGGGATCCTATTGAAACCTCGACGGATACGAAAACTTTTTTGCATACGGACTTGATTGGACATGAATATTTGTGCTTCATGGTGAAAGTTGGTGGGGTTAGTAAGCTGCAGATTATGAGGTTGCAAAAGGGTCGTGCGCATGGCCAAGTGTGCAAGACGAATCTGATTGTGGGTGCTACATCGTCGGTGGCGGCGAAAGATGCTGTTGTTTTGGATCAGCTGAATATGATTGCACTGATTGACGAGTCTGGGAATATTATACTGCAGAGCGGGAATTATGTCGTTGGGAAggtaagttttgttttaattatttttatctgtttttattttaatctgccaagagcgcagcctaaggtatcgccaatatttggaacaattatattttatttcttttagaaatataaaaatttactcgcaaatgtgatgaaaaacattgtatgtcgcacgggcgatactagaattacgaacatcgactcatttaagacctcagtctttgacttcgggcttctaatagaatctcgttcgtaattccttatttaccgcttttaagacacaatgtactattctagGTCCACGTAGGCGGAGTCCTAGCCCGCCTTATAGACTCTCCGTACACGAAGCGCTCGACGTTCCAGTCTCCGTTCCCTCGGCGCAGCAGCTTGCTACCGTCGCGCTGCAACGAGCCCTCTGCATTCGACGACTCGGCGCTGCATTTGTTGTCGCCCGTACCCCATACGGCGGCGTCGCGGCTAGATAAGGAGAGCTTGGGTGAGTGGCGCGCCGATGATTCCGTACattcaactaatattataaatgcgaaagtttgaaagtCTATTGTTACTTACctcgtcacgtctaaaccgctgaaccggtttagatgaaattcagtacagAAATAGTTTGaccccggggaaggacatgggatagtttttatcccggaaaattatatagtccccgcgggatagcgataaacaaatttactaggtacttaaatattaattggCGTGAAAATTAAGAGGCCTTCACTCAGCAGTTGgtagatgtgggctgatttgattgatattatattaatttatacacTCGTTTATTGTTTGCCTTCaatttgcgtttgccatactttttactaaagtatgaaagaGTTTTTTCTccaattttacattttatgtaatataaaacgttgtataagtaagtcaaaaaagtTCGTGACGTCTTACCATGTTcgctacgctcacatcgtaactcacgccactcgccTCTTTTGACTCCTGTTATACaaatgcataaaatactattatctacacccatatagtaaatcctcaattatgcgttcaaaaaccataggtaatgaccagcattacgacattggattctattatgaacacggctgtatcgtaatggtcattacgatacataaatctgtatcgtaatgactaTTACGAttgattacattacattatgatttcatacatcattacggCACGAGAGGGGGGgtcgccgcgaccacgtgcagcagcacccacactcgtgttttaaggacccctattacgatacagttgcataaaatactaataCGTTACGCTGTCGCGGTCAGGTCTCCGCGGCATCAGTGATAGCTATGCGGCGCGCCTCTATCTGTGTTCGACATTGGGCGCGATGTACCGGGTGTCGCTGCCGGCGCTGACGTGCTCGCCCCTCGTGCAGTATTCCATCGCCGCACTCAAGGCGCTGTTGCCGCACGATATTACCATGCAGGTATGTTTTAATACGGTATAT from Choristoneura fumiferana chromosome 7, NRCan_CFum_1, whole genome shotgun sequence encodes the following:
- the bbx gene encoding bobby sox isoform X1, which produces MLTSKRLRYFLLFEDSYQDGDNIFIASIYLTFVLILSSELKATKPNQNSDTMIEQDGDNEPAHHARRPMNAFLIFCKRHRSVVRDKYPNLENRSITKILGEWWANLDKEEKACYTGLAKQYKDAFFSANPDFKWYKLPAPPLRTHTSRPRESNEKANQSPEIEYHEAELEKTNNNSTKVDFNKKPNDNVFDGEQKALSMFTPGKLADEAQMGGLSSLLSTKTEIKTPNPYYSPPSYKVNAISSGDRSHNILDRVNMKGYTREESIRELQNALSETTKIFEEDFDEQKDRIYQYGGSTDQFTNQDVIDQIVDKRYSRDDEFSYQRQWSDDEKNMKSGRSCKGKRYQEFMAVGGLIVNKRQKRDYSDKMSDEDYNASCSWDSGNARNDDAVAYDESKQIFIPNEPTENEFKSDAIDGPKPDNNSNKTFKAADFDLDAKIKALPSLSLEKFQQKKRENKRKKKTINLKPKSFESSHIVNPVPTPTYLSERRGMAENWRETVIGSQKRKPRKISITRLEINSLISSVELKESHNISPEFKIATEAPCSVVQNMAICKQQSHGSVDLLALATLAEVAANTSKIEDTSIVENIMAAAGEHASKV
- the bbx gene encoding bobby sox isoform X2 — encoded protein: MIEQDGDNEPAHHARRPMNAFLIFCKRHRSVVRDKYPNLENRSITKILGEWWANLDKEEKACYTGLAKQYKDAFFSANPDFKWYKLPAPPLRTHTSRPRESNEKANQSPEIEYHEAELEKTNNNSTKVDFNKKPNDNVFDGEQKALSMFTPGKLADEAQMGGLSSLLSTKTEIKTPNPYYSPPSYKVNAISSGDRSHNILDRVNMKGYTREESIRELQNALSETTKIFEEDFDEQKDRIYQYGGSTDQFTNQDVIDQIVDKRYSRDDEFSYQRQWSDDEKNMKSGRSCKGKRYQEFMAVGGLIVNKRQKRDYSDKMSDEDYNASCSWDSGNARNDDAVAYDESKQIFIPNEPTENEFKSDAIDGPKPDNNSNKTFKAADFDLDAKIKALPSLSLEKFQQKKRENKRKKKTINLKPKSFESSHIVNPVPTPTYLSERRGMAENWRETVIGSQKRKPRKISITRLEINSLISSVELKESHNISPEFKIATEAPCSVVQNMAICKQQSHGSVDLLALATLAEVAANTSKIEDTSIVENIMAAAGEHASKV